The following are encoded in a window of Kitasatospora sp. NBC_01250 genomic DNA:
- a CDS encoding allantoate amidohydrolase yields MWAELLPVGRSASSGGYRRHAWNAADAECRAWFEEQARSRGLAYELDRNGNQWAWLGDPQGEGAIVTGSHLDSVPDGGAFDGPLGVVSSFAALDGLRDRGAEFSKPLAIVNFGDEEGARFGVACVGSRLSAGLLTPEQARELRDANGVRLPDAMERAGQDPDAIGADAERLARIGAFVELHVEQGRYLAEDQPVGVAGAIWPHGRWRFDFHGEANHAGTTRLDDRHDPMLTYATTVLAARKKARQAGALATFGKIAVEPNGTNAIASLVRGWLDSRAADEATLDELVAAIAQAAAERGERDGVKVELVRESYTPVVDFDVPLRDRLVGALGGVPVLPTGAGHDAGILASAVPTAMLFVRNPSGVSHSPAEHAEVADCLTGVAALTDVLEDLACQ; encoded by the coding sequence ATGTGGGCGGAGCTGCTCCCGGTGGGCCGCTCCGCCTCCTCCGGCGGCTACCGCCGGCACGCCTGGAACGCCGCCGACGCCGAGTGCCGGGCCTGGTTCGAGGAGCAGGCCCGCTCCCGCGGCCTGGCCTACGAGCTGGACCGCAACGGCAACCAGTGGGCCTGGCTGGGCGATCCGCAGGGCGAGGGGGCGATCGTCACCGGCTCGCACCTGGACTCGGTGCCGGACGGCGGTGCCTTCGACGGCCCGCTCGGCGTCGTCTCCTCCTTCGCCGCGCTGGACGGACTGCGCGACCGCGGGGCCGAGTTCAGCAAGCCGCTGGCGATCGTCAACTTCGGTGACGAGGAGGGCGCGCGGTTCGGCGTGGCCTGCGTGGGGTCCCGGCTCAGTGCCGGGCTGCTGACCCCGGAGCAGGCCCGGGAGCTGCGCGACGCGAACGGCGTGCGGCTGCCCGACGCGATGGAGCGGGCCGGGCAGGACCCGGACGCGATCGGTGCCGACGCCGAGCGGCTGGCCCGGATCGGCGCCTTCGTGGAGCTGCACGTCGAGCAGGGCCGGTACCTGGCCGAGGACCAGCCGGTCGGGGTGGCCGGGGCGATCTGGCCGCACGGCCGCTGGCGCTTCGACTTCCACGGCGAGGCCAACCACGCGGGCACCACCCGCCTGGACGACCGGCACGACCCGATGCTCACCTACGCCACCACGGTGCTGGCCGCCCGTAAGAAGGCCCGGCAGGCCGGTGCGCTGGCCACCTTCGGCAAGATCGCCGTGGAGCCGAACGGCACCAATGCGATCGCCTCCCTGGTCCGCGGCTGGCTGGACTCCCGGGCGGCGGACGAGGCCACCCTGGACGAGCTGGTGGCGGCGATCGCGCAGGCCGCCGCCGAGCGCGGCGAGCGCGACGGCGTGAAGGTCGAGCTGGTGCGCGAGTCGTACACCCCGGTGGTGGACTTCGACGTCCCGCTGCGCGACCGGCTGGTCGGCGCGCTCGGCGGGGTCCCGGTGCTGCCCACCGGCGCGGGACACGACGCGGGGATCCTGGCATCGGCGGTGCCGACCGCCATGCTGTTCGTACGGAACCCGAGCGGCGTCTCGCACTCCCCGGCCGAGCACGCCGAGGTGGCCGACTGCCTCACGGGAGTGGCGGCACTCACGGACGTCCTGGAGGACCTGGCATGTCAGTGA
- a CDS encoding acyl-CoA carboxylase subunit epsilon produces MMPPIQVLHGQPTPEELATVLAVVQARAAAQAAAEATRRASGPASPWTDPARRIRTTPRPGSHAWRTSGWAGG; encoded by the coding sequence ATGATGCCCCCCATCCAGGTGCTGCACGGGCAGCCGACCCCCGAGGAGCTGGCCACCGTCCTGGCGGTGGTCCAAGCCCGGGCCGCCGCGCAGGCCGCCGCCGAGGCGACCCGCCGCGCGAGCGGCCCGGCCTCCCCGTGGACCGACCCCGCCCGCCGCATCCGCACCACCCCGCGCCCCGGCAGCCACGCCTGGCGCACCTCGGGCTGGGCCGGCGGCTGA
- a CDS encoding Uma2 family endonuclease gives MTAAITVRPGRLREAAEQIEKSTGLRVQIIGGVLVMSPPPQGKHAGVIRLLRRQLDPLLPSGTDMYEVSSIAMPDDHEDYATPDLIVLPTDWDRDDSWLADPRDVTLAVEVISGSERARGIADKTRWYAIAAVALLLAVDPRNGTWTLYSHPRDGAYQGVLHGTYGEPVPLPAPLTGELSTTAFPRYGN, from the coding sequence GTGACGGCAGCGATCACCGTGCGGCCCGGCCGGCTTCGCGAGGCGGCCGAGCAGATCGAGAAGAGCACCGGCCTCCGGGTACAGATCATCGGAGGGGTCCTGGTCATGTCTCCCCCTCCACAGGGCAAGCACGCGGGCGTGATCCGGCTTCTGCGCCGCCAGCTCGACCCGCTGCTGCCCTCTGGCACCGACATGTACGAGGTCTCCTCGATCGCGATGCCCGATGACCACGAGGACTATGCGACACCGGATCTGATCGTGCTGCCGACGGACTGGGACCGTGACGACTCCTGGCTGGCGGATCCGCGCGACGTGACTCTCGCGGTCGAGGTCATTTCGGGCTCGGAACGGGCCCGCGGCATCGCGGACAAGACCCGCTGGTACGCCATCGCCGCCGTCGCCCTCCTGCTCGCCGTCGACCCGCGCAACGGCACGTGGACGCTCTACAGTCACCCCCGTGACGGCGCCTACCAGGGCGTGCTGCACGGCACTTACGGCGAGCCCGTCCCGCTGCCCGCGCCGCTTACCGGCGAGCTGAGCACCACTGCCTTCCCCCGCTACGGCAACTGA
- the fdhD gene encoding formate dehydrogenase accessory sulfurtransferase FdhD — protein sequence MTRATARRRVVRLRGTERTPRPDALAAEEPLEIRVGGQPLTVTMRTPGHDFDLVAGFLVGEGLLHRREQLTALRYCAGTDEAGANTYNVVDATVREPDAPPLSAQRNLLTTSACGLCGRDTVEAVRTQVRFKPGDDPLTVRPELLYRLPDALRAAQRAFDSTGGLHAAGLFTAAGELLCAREDVGRHNAVDKVIGWALREDRLPLTGHLLLVSGRASFELTQKAALAGLPLLAAVSAPSSLAADLAEELGLTLVGFLRGEGANVYTRADRVLTD from the coding sequence ATGACGCGGGCGACGGCACGACGGCGCGTGGTGCGACTGCGCGGGACCGAGCGCACCCCCCGCCCCGACGCGCTGGCGGCGGAGGAGCCGCTGGAGATACGGGTCGGTGGCCAGCCGCTGACCGTCACCATGCGCACCCCGGGGCACGACTTCGACCTGGTGGCCGGCTTCCTGGTCGGCGAGGGGCTGCTGCACCGCCGCGAGCAGCTCACCGCGCTGCGCTACTGCGCGGGGACGGACGAGGCCGGCGCCAACACGTACAACGTCGTGGACGCGACCGTGCGCGAGCCGGACGCGCCCCCGCTCTCCGCGCAGCGCAACCTGCTGACCACCAGCGCCTGCGGCCTGTGCGGGCGCGACACGGTGGAGGCGGTGCGCACCCAGGTGCGCTTCAAGCCCGGCGACGACCCGCTGACCGTGCGCCCCGAACTGCTCTACCGGCTGCCCGACGCGCTGCGCGCCGCCCAGCGCGCCTTCGACTCCACCGGCGGCCTGCACGCGGCCGGACTCTTCACGGCGGCCGGCGAACTGCTCTGCGCGCGCGAGGACGTGGGGCGGCACAACGCGGTCGACAAGGTGATCGGCTGGGCACTGCGCGAGGACCGGCTGCCGCTCACCGGGCACCTGCTGCTGGTCAGCGGCCGGGCCTCGTTCGAGCTCACCCAGAAGGCGGCGCTGGCCGGGCTGCCGCTGCTCGCGGCCGTCTCGGCGCCGTCCTCGCTGGCGGCCGACCTGGCCGAGGAGCTGGGGCTCACCCTGGTCGGCTTCCTGCGCGGCGAGGGCGCGAACGTCTACACCCGCGCGGACCGGGTGCTCACCGACTGA
- a CDS encoding biotin--[acetyl-CoA-carboxylase] ligase, whose protein sequence is MTEPDRPRRSGLRGFGHAGPSPWTDLERPPLDAAVLRHDLLVPGGLWTALDVVEETGSTNNDLTARAKDGAAEGAVLIAERQSAGRGRLDRQWSAPARSGLFLSMLLRPTVPRERLGWLPILVGVSAAATVGRVAGVQVGLKWPNDLQAEVAGEERKIGGILTELTGEAVVAGLGLNVTLRQEELPVPTAASLALAGAEVTDRATLLRTLLREFAELYGEWQAASGDPQASGLLPAYTARCTTLGRQVLVQLPGERELRGEAVALDADGRLVVRTPDGARQAVGAGDVVHVRPEPRTS, encoded by the coding sequence ATGACCGAGCCAGATCGTCCCCGTCGCAGCGGACTGCGTGGTTTCGGCCACGCCGGACCCTCCCCCTGGACCGACCTAGAGCGCCCGCCGCTGGACGCCGCCGTCCTGCGGCACGACCTGCTGGTGCCCGGCGGCCTGTGGACGGCGCTCGACGTGGTCGAGGAGACCGGCTCCACCAACAACGACCTCACCGCCCGCGCCAAGGACGGCGCCGCCGAGGGCGCGGTGCTGATCGCCGAGCGGCAGAGCGCCGGGCGCGGCCGGCTGGACCGGCAGTGGAGCGCGCCGGCCCGCTCCGGGCTCTTCCTGTCCATGCTGCTGCGCCCCACCGTGCCCCGGGAGCGGCTGGGCTGGCTGCCGATCCTGGTCGGCGTCTCGGCGGCGGCCACGGTCGGCCGGGTGGCCGGGGTCCAGGTCGGCCTGAAATGGCCCAACGACCTGCAGGCCGAGGTGGCGGGCGAGGAGCGCAAGATCGGCGGCATCCTCACCGAGCTGACCGGCGAGGCGGTGGTCGCGGGCCTGGGCCTGAACGTCACGCTGCGCCAGGAGGAGCTGCCGGTGCCCACCGCCGCCTCGCTCGCGCTGGCCGGCGCCGAGGTCACCGACCGCGCCACGCTGCTGCGCACGCTGCTGCGCGAGTTCGCCGAGCTGTACGGCGAGTGGCAGGCGGCCTCCGGCGACCCGCAGGCCAGCGGACTGCTGCCGGCCTACACCGCGCGCTGCACCACGCTGGGCCGCCAGGTGCTGGTGCAGCTGCCCGGCGAGCGCGAACTGCGCGGCGAGGCGGTGGCGCTGGACGCCGACGGACGTCTGGTGGTGCGCACCCCGGACGGGGCTCGCCAGGCGGTCGGCGCGGGGGACGTGGTGCACGTGCGCCCGGAGCCGCGCACCTCCTGA
- a CDS encoding acyl-CoA carboxylase subunit beta, translating to MTDVPTDPSLDPHSTAGKLADLRRRIDEAVHSGSAAAVEKQHAKGKLTARERVLELLDEDSFVEFDEFARHRSTNFGQQKSRPYGDGVVTGYGTVDGRQVAVFAQDFTVFGGSLGEVFGEKIVKVMDFALKTGCPVIGINDSGGARIQEGVVSLGLYGEIFRRNVHASGVIPQISLILGPCAGGAVYSPAITDFVVMADQTSHMFITGPDVIKTVTGEDVGMEELGGARSHNTKSGNAHYLAADEKEAIEYVKSLLSYLPSNNLSDPPGFPEEADLTVSEQDLELDVIVPDSANQPYDMHTVIEHVLDDGEFLETQPLYARNIITGFGRVEGQPVGVVGNQPLDLAGCLDIAASEKAARFVRTCDSFNIPVLTFVDVPGFLPGTGQEWDGIIRRGAKLIYAYAEATVPLITVITRKAFGGAYDVMGSKHLGADLNLAWPTAQIAVMGAQGAANIVYRRELSEAAAAGADVDARRAELVAEYEETLLNPYLAAERGYVDAVIAPSDTRKHIVRGLRALRGKREVLPPKKHGNIPL from the coding sequence ATGACCGACGTGCCCACCGACCCCTCGCTGGACCCCCACAGCACCGCCGGCAAGCTCGCCGACCTGCGCCGCAGGATCGACGAGGCGGTGCACTCCGGCTCCGCCGCCGCGGTCGAGAAGCAGCACGCCAAGGGCAAGCTGACGGCTCGTGAGCGCGTCCTCGAACTGCTCGACGAGGACTCCTTCGTGGAGTTCGACGAGTTCGCCCGGCACCGCTCGACCAATTTCGGCCAGCAGAAGAGCCGGCCGTACGGCGACGGCGTGGTGACCGGCTACGGCACCGTGGACGGCCGTCAGGTCGCCGTCTTCGCCCAGGACTTCACCGTCTTCGGCGGCTCGCTCGGCGAGGTGTTCGGCGAGAAGATCGTCAAGGTGATGGACTTCGCGCTGAAGACCGGCTGCCCGGTGATCGGCATCAACGACTCCGGCGGCGCGCGGATCCAGGAGGGCGTGGTCTCGCTCGGCCTGTACGGCGAGATCTTCCGCCGCAACGTGCACGCCTCCGGTGTGATCCCGCAGATCTCGCTGATCCTGGGCCCGTGCGCGGGCGGCGCGGTCTACTCCCCCGCGATCACCGACTTCGTGGTCATGGCCGACCAGACCTCGCACATGTTCATCACCGGACCGGACGTGATCAAGACCGTCACCGGCGAGGACGTCGGCATGGAGGAGCTGGGCGGCGCCCGCTCGCACAACACCAAGTCCGGCAACGCGCACTACCTGGCCGCGGACGAGAAGGAGGCGATCGAGTACGTCAAGAGCCTGCTGTCGTACCTGCCCTCCAACAACCTCTCCGACCCGCCCGGGTTCCCCGAGGAGGCGGATCTCACCGTCTCCGAGCAGGACCTCGAACTCGACGTGATCGTGCCGGACTCGGCGAACCAGCCGTACGACATGCACACCGTGATCGAACACGTGCTGGACGACGGCGAGTTCCTGGAGACCCAGCCGCTGTACGCGCGCAACATCATCACCGGCTTCGGCCGGGTCGAGGGCCAGCCGGTGGGCGTGGTCGGCAACCAGCCGCTGGACCTGGCCGGCTGCCTGGACATCGCCGCCAGCGAGAAGGCCGCGCGCTTCGTGCGGACCTGCGACAGCTTCAACATCCCGGTGCTCACCTTCGTCGACGTGCCCGGCTTCCTGCCCGGCACCGGCCAGGAGTGGGACGGCATCATCCGGCGCGGCGCCAAGCTGATCTACGCCTACGCCGAGGCCACCGTCCCGCTGATCACCGTGATCACCCGCAAGGCCTTCGGCGGCGCCTACGACGTGATGGGCTCCAAGCACCTGGGCGCCGACCTCAACCTCGCCTGGCCCACCGCCCAGATCGCCGTGATGGGCGCACAGGGCGCGGCCAACATCGTCTACCGGCGCGAGCTGTCCGAGGCCGCCGCGGCGGGCGCGGACGTCGATGCCCGCCGCGCGGAACTCGTCGCCGAGTACGAGGAGACGCTGCTCAACCCGTACCTGGCCGCCGAGCGCGGCTACGTGGACGCGGTGATCGCCCCCTCCGACACCCGCAAGCACATCGTGCGCGGACTGCGGGCCCTGCGCGGCAAGCGCGAGGTGCTGCCGCCCAAGAAGCACGGCAACATCCCTCTGTAG
- a CDS encoding adenylate/guanylate cyclase domain-containing protein, giving the protein MADDDGGLAPKDSARDGGGPEEPDHTVALDLEELILGAPRRYTPYQAARTAEVPMELATRFWRAMGFPDIGQQRALNDGDVIALRRLAGLVESGLINEAMAIQVARSTGQTTARLAGWQMDTFLENLTQAAEPGLTRAEVAYPLVELLLPELEQFLIYVWRRQLAAVTGRVVQAAEDTEMTSGRLAVGFADLVGFTRLSRRLEEEELGSLVETFESTCADLIAGQGGRLIKTLGDEILFVSEDPVTAAEIALSLVETLTGEENMPALRVGMAFGTVTSRMGDVFGTTVNLASRLTSIAQRDAVLLDGEFATALEQAGAALRGAADGTGSAQAQLADALAAHSGAPLGSLGRASGQGGGPRFQLQAMWRRPVRGLGLVEPWLLTRRTRPVR; this is encoded by the coding sequence GTGGCAGACGACGACGGCGGGCTCGCGCCGAAGGACAGCGCGCGCGACGGCGGTGGGCCCGAGGAGCCCGACCACACCGTCGCGCTCGATCTGGAGGAGCTGATCCTGGGGGCGCCGCGCCGCTACACGCCCTATCAGGCGGCCCGCACCGCCGAGGTGCCGATGGAGCTGGCCACCCGGTTCTGGCGGGCCATGGGGTTCCCCGACATCGGCCAGCAGCGGGCGCTCAACGACGGTGACGTGATCGCGCTGCGCCGGCTGGCGGGCCTGGTGGAGTCCGGCCTGATCAACGAGGCGATGGCGATCCAGGTGGCCCGCTCCACCGGCCAGACCACCGCCCGGCTGGCGGGCTGGCAGATGGACACCTTCCTGGAGAACCTCACCCAGGCCGCCGAGCCCGGACTGACCCGGGCCGAGGTGGCGTACCCGCTGGTCGAGCTGCTGCTGCCGGAGCTGGAGCAGTTCCTGATCTACGTCTGGCGGCGGCAACTGGCCGCCGTCACCGGCCGGGTGGTGCAGGCCGCCGAGGACACCGAGATGACCAGCGGCCGGCTCGCGGTGGGCTTCGCCGACCTGGTCGGCTTCACCCGGCTCTCCCGGCGCCTGGAGGAGGAGGAGCTGGGCTCGCTGGTGGAGACCTTCGAGTCCACCTGCGCCGACCTGATCGCCGGCCAGGGCGGGCGGCTGATCAAGACCCTGGGCGACGAGATCCTCTTCGTCTCCGAGGATCCGGTGACCGCGGCCGAGATCGCGCTGAGCCTGGTGGAGACGCTCACCGGCGAGGAGAACATGCCCGCGCTGCGGGTCGGGATGGCCTTCGGCACGGTCACCTCCCGGATGGGCGACGTCTTCGGCACCACGGTCAACCTGGCGAGCCGGCTGACCTCGATCGCGCAGCGCGACGCGGTGCTGCTCGACGGCGAGTTCGCCACCGCGCTGGAGCAGGCGGGGGCGGCGCTGCGCGGCGCCGCGGACGGCACGGGCAGCGCGCAGGCGCAGCTGGCGGACGCGCTCGCCGCGCACTCCGGGGCGCCGCTGGGCTCGCTGGGGCGGGCGTCGGGGCAGGGGGGCGGTCCGCGGTTCCAGCTGCAGGCGATGTGGCGGCGGCCGGTGCGCGGGCTCGGGCTGGTCGAGCCCTGGCTGCTCACCCGGCGGACCAGGCCGGTCCGCTAG
- the hutU gene encoding urocanate hydratase: MAEQQTSGPREVRAARGTKLSTQGWQQEAALRMLMNNLDPEVAEHPSKLVVYGGTGKAARDWRSYDAMVRTLQTLKQDETMLVQSGRPVGVMQTHEWAPRVLIANSNLVGDWANWEEFRRLESLGLTMYGQMTAGSWIYIGTQGILQGTYETFAAVAAKKFDDTLAGTITLTAGLGGMGGAQPLAVTMNGGVAICIDCDPSRIARRIEHRYLDVEAKNLSHALELATAARDKKQPLSIGLLGNAAELFPQLLAMDAPIDIVTDQTSAHDPLSYLPIGVAFDDMADYAAREPAEFTTRSRESMAKHVEAMVGFQDKGAEVFDYGNSIRGEAQLAGYKRAFEFPGFVPAYIRPLFCEGKGPFRWAALSGDPQDIAKTDKAVLDLFPENESLHRWIKMAQEKVHFQGLPARICWLGYGERDKAGERFNDMVASGELSAPIVIGRDHLDCGSVASPYRETEAMLDGSDAIADWPLLNAMVNVASGASWVSIHHGGGVGIGRSIHAGQVTVADGTKLAGEKIRRVLTNDPGMGVIRHVDAGYDRADEVAAERGVRIPMGEL, encoded by the coding sequence ATGGCGGAGCAGCAGACGAGTGGCCCGCGCGAGGTGCGTGCGGCGCGTGGGACGAAGCTCAGCACCCAGGGGTGGCAGCAGGAGGCCGCCCTGCGGATGCTGATGAACAACCTCGACCCCGAGGTGGCCGAGCACCCCTCCAAGCTGGTCGTCTACGGCGGCACCGGCAAGGCCGCGCGTGACTGGCGCTCGTACGACGCGATGGTCCGCACGCTGCAGACGCTCAAGCAGGACGAGACCATGCTGGTCCAGTCCGGCCGTCCGGTCGGCGTGATGCAGACCCACGAGTGGGCGCCGCGGGTGCTGATCGCCAACTCCAACCTGGTCGGCGACTGGGCCAACTGGGAGGAGTTCCGCCGGCTGGAGAGCCTGGGGCTCACCATGTACGGGCAGATGACCGCCGGTTCGTGGATCTACATCGGTACCCAGGGCATCCTGCAGGGCACCTACGAGACCTTCGCCGCCGTCGCCGCCAAGAAGTTCGACGACACCCTGGCGGGCACCATCACGCTGACCGCGGGTCTGGGCGGCATGGGTGGCGCCCAGCCGCTGGCCGTCACCATGAACGGCGGCGTGGCGATCTGCATCGACTGCGACCCGTCCCGGATCGCGCGCCGGATCGAGCACCGCTACCTGGACGTCGAGGCCAAGAACCTCAGCCACGCGCTGGAGCTGGCCACCGCCGCCCGCGACAAGAAGCAGCCGCTCTCGATCGGCCTGCTGGGCAACGCCGCCGAGCTGTTCCCGCAGCTGCTCGCGATGGACGCGCCGATCGACATCGTCACCGACCAGACCAGCGCGCACGACCCGCTGAGCTACCTGCCGATCGGCGTCGCCTTCGACGACATGGCCGACTACGCGGCGCGCGAGCCCGCCGAGTTCACCACCCGCTCGCGCGAGTCGATGGCCAAGCACGTGGAGGCCATGGTCGGCTTCCAGGACAAGGGCGCCGAGGTCTTCGACTACGGCAACTCGATCCGCGGCGAGGCCCAGCTGGCCGGCTACAAGCGGGCGTTCGAGTTCCCCGGCTTCGTGCCGGCCTACATCCGCCCGCTCTTCTGCGAGGGCAAGGGCCCCTTCCGCTGGGCCGCCCTCTCCGGCGACCCGCAGGACATCGCCAAGACCGACAAGGCCGTGCTCGACCTGTTCCCGGAGAACGAGTCGCTGCACCGCTGGATCAAGATGGCCCAGGAGAAGGTGCACTTCCAGGGCCTGCCGGCGCGGATCTGCTGGCTCGGCTACGGCGAGCGCGACAAGGCCGGCGAGCGCTTCAACGACATGGTCGCCAGCGGCGAGCTGTCCGCCCCGATCGTGATCGGCCGCGACCACCTGGACTGCGGCTCGGTGGCCTCGCCCTACCGCGAGACCGAGGCGATGCTGGACGGCTCCGACGCGATCGCCGACTGGCCGCTGCTCAACGCCATGGTCAACGTGGCCTCCGGCGCCTCGTGGGTCTCCATCCACCACGGCGGCGGCGTCGGCATCGGCCGCTCGATCCACGCCGGTCAGGTCACGGTCGCCGACGGCACCAAGCTGGCCGGCGAGAAGATCCGCCGGGTGCTCACCAACGACCCGGGCATGGGCGTGATCCGGCACGTGGACGCCGGCTACGACCGTGCGGACGAGGTCGCCGCCGAGCGCGGTGTCCGCATCCCGATGGGTGAGCTGTGA
- a CDS encoding MurR/RpiR family transcriptional regulator has product MRTNAESSPAPSARLLELFDGHRLTPTQRRIAHALVRHAAEAPFLSSVEVAELAGVSQPSVTRFAVALGYDGYPALRKRLRDLGVGEPAAPETPAEVVRNEHQQAVLAEIAHLRHLAELLADPEPIVRAARLLAASRPLPVLGLRAASAQARGFAYFAAKVHPDIRLLDEGGSMLADRIEQAAAAGASAFLCFALPRYPRELMDALTVARGCGLTVLTVADSAFAPVAELSDLLLPAEVGTGLVFDTACAPMVLGRVLLQSMCDELPGAEARLESIEQSAAARGLFLE; this is encoded by the coding sequence ATGAGGACCAACGCCGAGTCGTCCCCCGCGCCGTCCGCCCGGCTGCTGGAGCTCTTCGACGGCCACCGGCTCACCCCCACGCAGCGCCGGATCGCGCACGCGCTGGTGCGGCACGCCGCGGAGGCGCCGTTCCTGTCCAGCGTCGAGGTGGCCGAGCTGGCCGGGGTCAGCCAGCCCTCGGTCACCCGGTTCGCGGTCGCGCTCGGCTACGACGGCTACCCGGCGCTGCGCAAGCGGCTGCGCGACCTCGGCGTGGGCGAGCCGGCCGCGCCCGAGACCCCGGCCGAGGTGGTGCGCAACGAGCACCAGCAGGCGGTGCTCGCCGAGATCGCCCACCTGCGCCACCTCGCGGAGCTGCTGGCCGACCCGGAGCCGATCGTGCGCGCCGCCCGGCTGCTGGCCGCCTCCCGCCCGCTGCCGGTGCTCGGCCTGCGGGCCGCCTCCGCCCAGGCGCGCGGCTTCGCCTACTTCGCCGCCAAGGTGCACCCGGACATCCGCCTGCTGGACGAGGGCGGCAGCATGCTCGCCGACCGGATCGAGCAGGCCGCGGCGGCCGGCGCCTCGGCGTTCCTCTGCTTCGCACTGCCGCGCTACCCGCGCGAGCTGATGGACGCGCTCACCGTGGCGCGGGGCTGCGGGCTGACCGTGCTGACCGTCGCCGACAGCGCCTTCGCGCCGGTGGCGGAGCTCTCCGACCTGCTGCTGCCCGCCGAGGTCGGCACCGGCCTGGTCTTCGACACCGCGTGCGCGCCGATGGTGCTGGGGCGGGTGCTGCTGCAGAGCATGTGCGACGAACTGCCCGGTGCCGAAGCCCGATTGGAGTCGATCGAGCAGTCGGCGGCAGCCCGCGGACTGTTCCTGGAGTAG
- the hutH gene encoding histidine ammonia-lyase gives MHSAPAADAPLVQVGKADVTAEDVLAVARGNARVEIGPDALAEMAASRARIDALAAEPRPVYGVSTGFGALAVRHISPELRAQLQRSLVRSHAAGMGPVVEREVTRALMFLRMKTLASGRTGVRPLVAETMAAILNAGITPVVREFGSLGCSGDLAPLSHCALVLMGEGLAYGPDGAEHDAGELLAAAGITPVELLEKEGLALINGTDGMLGMLVMAIADLSRLFTTADITAAMSLEALLGTEKVLAPELHGPIRPHPGQALSAANMLAVLQGSGLTGHHHEDAPRVQDAYSIRCAPQVAGAGRDTLAHARTVAERELAASVDNPVVLPDGRVESNGNFHGAPVAYVLDFLAIAAADLGSISERRTDRLLDKSRSHGLPAFLADDPGVDSGLMIAQYTQAALVSENKRLAVPASVDSIPSSAMQEDHVSMGWSAARKLRQAVDNLGRILAVELTASARALEIRIADGDVQSAPATAAALAAAREAGVGGAGRDRFLAPDLAAAEALVASGALVEAVEQVTGPLA, from the coding sequence ATGCACAGTGCTCCGGCCGCCGACGCGCCGCTTGTTCAGGTCGGCAAGGCCGACGTCACCGCCGAGGACGTGCTGGCTGTGGCACGCGGCAATGCCCGGGTCGAGATCGGACCCGACGCGCTGGCCGAGATGGCCGCCTCCCGTGCCCGGATCGACGCGCTGGCCGCCGAGCCGCGCCCGGTCTACGGCGTCTCCACCGGCTTCGGCGCCCTCGCGGTGCGCCACATCAGCCCCGAACTCCGCGCCCAGCTGCAGCGTTCGCTGGTCCGCTCGCACGCGGCCGGCATGGGCCCGGTCGTCGAGCGCGAGGTCACCCGCGCGCTGATGTTCCTGCGGATGAAGACCCTGGCCTCCGGCCGCACCGGCGTGCGCCCGCTGGTCGCCGAGACGATGGCCGCGATCCTCAACGCCGGCATCACCCCCGTGGTGCGCGAGTTCGGCTCGCTCGGCTGTTCCGGCGACCTCGCCCCGCTCTCGCACTGCGCGCTGGTGCTGATGGGCGAGGGCCTGGCGTACGGCCCGGACGGCGCCGAGCACGATGCCGGCGAGCTGCTCGCCGCCGCCGGGATCACCCCGGTCGAGCTGCTGGAGAAGGAGGGCCTGGCCCTCATCAACGGCACCGACGGCATGCTCGGCATGCTGGTGATGGCGATCGCCGACCTGTCCCGGCTCTTCACCACCGCCGACATCACCGCCGCGATGAGCCTGGAGGCGCTGCTCGGCACCGAGAAGGTGCTGGCCCCCGAGCTGCACGGCCCGATCCGTCCGCACCCGGGCCAGGCGCTGAGCGCCGCCAACATGCTGGCCGTGCTCCAGGGCTCGGGCCTCACCGGTCACCACCACGAGGACGCGCCGCGGGTCCAGGACGCCTACTCGATCCGCTGCGCCCCGCAGGTGGCCGGCGCCGGCCGCGACACCCTGGCGCACGCCCGTACGGTCGCCGAGCGCGAGCTGGCCGCCTCGGTCGACAACCCGGTGGTGCTGCCGGACGGCCGGGTGGAGTCCAACGGCAACTTCCACGGCGCCCCGGTCGCCTATGTGCTGGACTTCCTGGCCATCGCCGCTGCCGACCTGGGCTCGATCTCCGAGCGCCGCACCGACCGGCTGCTCGACAAGAGCCGCTCGCACGGCCTGCCGGCCTTCCTGGCCGACGACCCGGGCGTGGACTCCGGTCTGATGATCGCCCAGTACACCCAGGCGGCCCTGGTCAGCGAGAACAAGCGGCTCGCCGTCCCCGCCTCGGTGGACTCGATCCCCTCCTCGGCCATGCAGGAGGACCACGTCTCGATGGGCTGGTCGGCCGCCCGCAAGCTGCGTCAGGCCGTGGACAACCTCGGCCGGATCCTGGCCGTCGAGCTGACCGCCTCGGCCCGCGCGCTGGAGATCCGCATCGCCGACGGCGACGTGCAGTCGGCGCCGGCCACCGCCGCCGCGCTCGCCGCCGCCCGCGAGGCCGGTGTCGGCGGCGCGGGCCGGGACCGGTTCCTGGCGCCCGACCTGGCCGCGGCCGAGGCGCTGGTCGCCTCCGGCGCGCTGGTCGAGGCCGTCGAGCAGGTCACCGGTCCGCTGGCCTGA